A genomic region of Euzebyales bacterium contains the following coding sequences:
- a CDS encoding universal stress protein: protein MGRIVVGVDGSPPADRALRWAVREARMRSSAVEIVHCFVQHRTGPVTRAQEHQLAETRLDAITTRNRDVLDCVKWSAATTAVGAVPSSGVIAAAVDAELLVVGARGAEGFHRLRLGSTGYRTAARSPVPVAVISADGGRPEEMDAQRPLVVGVDGSPAAHRALLWAVDEARRRSVTLTIAHAYQPTVPATPEAAAAARHAAEAIVRGLEHDTAGDRVTVETVVVRGTPAGSLLELSGSDHLLVIGTRGGGLLTDMPFGSVSHQCLHHACGPTVIVP from the coding sequence ATGGGTCGCATCGTCGTCGGCGTCGACGGCTCACCACCGGCCGACCGCGCGCTGCGGTGGGCAGTGCGTGAGGCCCGAATGCGATCGTCCGCCGTCGAGATCGTCCACTGCTTCGTCCAGCACCGCACCGGTCCCGTGACCCGCGCCCAGGAGCACCAGCTCGCCGAGACACGGCTCGACGCGATCACGACCCGCAACCGCGACGTGCTCGATTGCGTCAAGTGGAGCGCCGCGACGACCGCCGTCGGCGCTGTGCCCAGCAGCGGCGTCATCGCCGCCGCGGTCGACGCTGAGCTCCTCGTCGTCGGTGCCCGCGGCGCAGAAGGGTTCCATCGACTGCGGTTGGGATCCACCGGCTACCGCACCGCGGCGCGCTCGCCGGTGCCGGTCGCGGTGATCAGCGCCGACGGCGGCCGCCCCGAGGAGATGGACGCACAGCGTCCGCTGGTGGTCGGAGTGGACGGCTCACCGGCTGCGCACCGCGCGCTGCTCTGGGCGGTCGACGAGGCCCGACGTCGGTCGGTAACCCTGACCATCGCCCACGCCTACCAGCCCACCGTGCCGGCGACGCCAGAGGCCGCAGCAGCCGCGCGGCACGCCGCGGAAGCCATCGTGCGGGGTCTGGAACACGACACGGCCGGCGACCGGGTGACCGTGGAGACCGTGGTCGTGCGCGGCACACCTGCCGGCAGCCTGCTCGAACTGTCCGGCAGTGACCACCTGCTGGTCATTGGCACGCGCGGCGGTGGTCTGCTGACCGACATGCCGTTCGGTTCGGTCAGCCATCAGTGCCTGCACCACGCGTGCGGGCCGACGGTGATCGTCCCCTGA